In Nitrospira sp. SG-bin1, the sequence GAAAGGCGGAGGCATGAAAACACGACAAAATATGGTACGGGGAGTCGTCATAGCCGGCCTATTGGGATGCTTCCCGCTGGGCGCCCAGGCGGAAACGGCTCGGTGGGACATCGATCCGGACCACTCTCTGATCGAATTTCGCGTGACGCACATGGTGATCTCCAAGACGTCGGGGCGGTTCACGGACTATCATGGGTTCGTTGAGATGGATGCGACCGCGAAAACCTTGAAGAGGATTGAAGCCACGATCAATGCCGAGTCCATCAACACGAATCAAGAAAAACGCGACACGCATCTGCGGAACGCCGACTTCTTGGATGTCCAACAGTTTCCGACGATCACTTACAAGATGAAGACCTATCGGAAACAGGGAACCACCTACAAGGTCATCGGGAACTTCACCCTGCGCGGCGTGACCAAAGAAATCACGCTCGTCGGGACATTCAACGGCGTCACCAAGGATCCCTGGGGCAATACCCGAGCCGGATTCACCGCCGATGGAACAGTGAATCGTAAGGACTTCGGCATGATTTGGAACAAAACGCTCGATAACGGCGGACTGGTCGTCGGGGACGAAGTCTACATTCATCTGGATATCGAGTGCGTAAAGGCAAAATAGCCGAGGACAACTTTATGGCGTGGCGGGTTTCCGGTTGTGAGTTTCTGGTGTTGTCATTCTAACCGACCTCACGAACCCGCGATTCTCAACCCGAAACTCTGCATCCTAACCAATATGAAAGCAATGGTGCTCGAACATACGAGCGACGTCTCCGACAGTCCTTTACAGCTTCAAGAGCGCCCCATCCCTCTTCCACAACCCGGCCAGATCCTCGTCAAGCTTCACGTCTGCGGCGTCTGTCGGACGGATCTTCATGTGGTGGAGGGAGAACTCCCCGATATCCCATTTCCATTGATCCCGGGCCATCAAGCAGTCGGCACGGTGGTGCAGGTCGGATCCAAGGTCTCGGAGGCGCAGGAAGCGGACAGGGTCGGTATTGCTTGGCTTCAAGGAACGTGCGGACAGTGCGAATTCTGTACAAGCGGGCGTGAAAATCTTTGCTTACGGGCAAAGTTCACCGGCTATCAGGTTGATGGTGGCTATGCGGAATACGCCGTCGTACCCGCACGATTTGCCTATCCCATCCCACCAATCTTTTCTGACGAAGAAGCCGCTCCCCTGTTATGTGCCGGCATTATCGGCTATCGAGCCTTAAGGCTCAGTGGGGTCAAACCAGGTCAGCGTCTTGGACTCTACGGCTTCGGGGCTTCCGCACACATTGCAATTCAAATCGCACGGCATTGGGGCTGTCAGGTCTATGTCAGCTCGCTCAAACCGGAACATCAAGCGTTGGCTAGACAGCTCGGAGCGGTCTGGGTCGGCGGGGCAATGGATATGCCGCCGGACAAGCTGCATGGGTCGATTATTTTTGCACCGGCCGGTGATCTCGTCCCTCCGGCACTGCGCGCACTCGACCGAGGCGGCACGCTTGCCCTGGCCGGCATCCACATGTCTCCCATTCCATCCCTCGACTACGATCGCGACCTGTTCGGCGAGCGCGTCATTCGCAGCGTGACGGCCAACACCAGACAGGACGGGATCGATTTGCTGCGCGAAGCGGCGGCTATTCCCATCAAACCACATACGGCCCGTTTTCCTCTGGAAGAGGCGAACCGCGCGCTGCGGGAACTCAAAGCGGGTACCTTTCAAGGGGCGGCGGTCCTGACAATGTGATCGAACGGAATTTCAACCTCAATTGCTGAAACTGCAAATGGATTCGCAGCGGGCAAACCCTATCGCTTCCGGTTGAGAATGCTCGAAGCCCGTTCGGACGCTTCCTTCACCAAGATTCCCATCTTCGGATGTGACGGCTCAAGATCAATCGGCCAACCGTGATGACGCAGCCGCTCGCTTGCGGTGGGACCGATTGATGCGACCACCATCGTCTTCAGCGCCGCTCGAAATGGTTCCACCCTTCCATCCTGCTCCAACAGCTTCATGACATGATCCACTTGCGCAGCGTTGGTGATCAGGATCATGTTGACGCGACCGGCGATGATTTCATCGAGGGCGTGGCGAATCGGTCCAAGGTTCTCCGGCAGGGCCCATTTATAGATCGGAACCGAGAATACCTCCGCACCTCGCTGCTCCAAGGCTTGCGACAGATCGAGGTTTGAGACTCCGTACTCCTGCACGGCCACTCGCAATCCATTCACAGGGCGGTGCTCATCCAGGACGGCTATTAGATCGACCCAGGTATTGGGTTCCGGCACCGTGATGGTCGGTTGAAGACCGACGGCCTTGAGGGCCGCAACCGGCTTCGGCCCTCGTGCGACGATGGTCGTCTGTTGCAGCGCTGTCAGGATTGATGACCAGGCGTAGCGAGCTTTCAGGAGGTCAAACAAGATGGTTGCGCCTATACCCGTGAGTAGGACGAGCAGATCAATCCGCCCGGCCATGAGCCGGCTCCCGAACTCATGCGCCGCCTGATTGTCTTCCAGCGGGATCTCTCGCAAAACAGGTGCAACAAGTGGACGCCCACCATAGCGCTCGATCAACCGCGTGATCTCGGTCGCCATCCGGCTTTCCAACGCGGCAACTGTTATTCCATTGAATGCCATTGGGACTCTGATCCTATCACAGCCGACTGGACTGGGAACCTGAGCGGATTTTCCGTTGACGGCTTGCGGCCGCCTCCCTACTATACAACCTTCGATCTAGTTGGATCATTGAAGGTTTGCATGCCCACTCCACTGCATCAAGGTCTCCGCCATTTGGCTCTGCGCGTGCTCGATCTTCCTCGCTCCCGTCGATTCTACGAAGAGTTGCTCGGGATGCAGGTCGTCTGGGAACCGGACCCGGACAACGTCTATTTCAGCTCCGGGGTCGACAACCTGGCGCTCCATCAGATCTCGAAGAACGAATTGGATTCCTATGACTCCTCAAGAACCCAACTGCTCGATCATATGGGCGTGATACTCGCGAGTCCTGATGCCGTCGATGTGATGTACCGTACGATCGTGCCGAAGATCGAATCTCTGGGCGGGCGTATCACAAAACCACCCAAACAACACCGAGACGGCAGCTACTCATTCTATTTTGCCGATCCCGATGGCAACCTGATCCAGGCTCTGTATGAACCGGCGATCAGCAAATTAAGGTTCAGCGCCCACTCATGAGCCAGGTTTGGACCAACCTTCCCCACAATCG encodes:
- a CDS encoding alcohol dehydrogenase, which codes for MKAMVLEHTSDVSDSPLQLQERPIPLPQPGQILVKLHVCGVCRTDLHVVEGELPDIPFPLIPGHQAVGTVVQVGSKVSEAQEADRVGIAWLQGTCGQCEFCTSGRENLCLRAKFTGYQVDGGYAEYAVVPARFAYPIPPIFSDEEAAPLLCAGIIGYRALRLSGVKPGQRLGLYGFGASAHIAIQIARHWGCQVYVSSLKPEHQALARQLGAVWVGGAMDMPPDKLHGSIIFAPAGDLVPPALRALDRGGTLALAGIHMSPIPSLDYDRDLFGERVIRSVTANTRQDGIDLLREAAAIPIKPHTARFPLEEANRALRELKAGTFQGAAVLTM